In Thermococcus thioreducens, a genomic segment contains:
- a CDS encoding AAA family ATPase: MLFSVEPKTSITDVFGRKAEFLEFLEKLENGRRLFVITGPRRIGKTTFLYATLNELHRTRRIPYLIIDARKAASVNMYNPARAITNDLELLNKGRFSRAISRIEGVSVRGYGIRLRSKPAELTDALEEINEKHELTVIAFDEAQYLRFARNDFTLLLSWVYDTLQNIAVVLTGSQVGVLEKFLRFGDYNAPLYGRYHVRIRLPRFNPSESLEFLERGFAEYGVKVPTRELLSAVRTLDGVPGWLTHYGAYRIDGSSHWDAIDSVLEEASGYIESEFRELDELSPRYRAVMEIVATITSSQPTARRKDILNALTLREGREIDSKDMRKYLRNLVDYGFLEHTGYGEYYIPDPVVKRVFQR, translated from the coding sequence ATGCTGTTCAGCGTCGAACCAAAGACCTCGATAACGGACGTGTTCGGGAGAAAGGCGGAGTTCCTTGAATTCCTTGAAAAGCTTGAGAACGGAAGACGTTTGTTCGTGATAACCGGGCCAAGGAGGATAGGAAAGACAACTTTCCTGTACGCCACCCTTAATGAGCTCCACCGCACGAGGAGAATCCCCTACCTGATTATCGATGCCAGGAAAGCGGCATCGGTGAACATGTACAACCCCGCGAGGGCCATTACAAACGACCTTGAACTCCTGAACAAGGGCAGGTTTTCAAGGGCAATCTCTCGCATCGAGGGGGTAAGTGTCAGGGGCTATGGCATAAGGCTCAGATCGAAACCAGCCGAACTGACCGATGCTCTTGAAGAGATAAATGAAAAACACGAGCTCACAGTTATAGCGTTCGACGAGGCTCAGTACCTGCGCTTTGCCCGAAACGATTTTACGCTTCTCCTTTCGTGGGTGTATGATACCCTCCAAAATATTGCAGTTGTATTAACAGGCTCCCAGGTGGGCGTCCTTGAGAAATTTCTCCGCTTTGGTGATTACAACGCCCCGCTATACGGGCGGTATCACGTCAGAATAAGGCTCCCCCGCTTCAATCCTTCCGAAAGCCTTGAATTCTTAGAAAGGGGTTTCGCAGAGTACGGTGTTAAGGTGCCGACGAGAGAACTCCTTTCGGCGGTAAGAACTCTCGACGGCGTTCCCGGCTGGCTAACTCACTACGGGGCGTACAGGATTGATGGCAGTTCCCACTGGGACGCTATAGACAGCGTTCTCGAAGAGGCCAGCGGATACATCGAATCAGAATTCCGGGAGCTTGATGAACTGAGTCCGAGGTACCGGGCAGTAATGGAGATAGTGGCAACAATAACTTCCTCACAGCCAACCGCCAGAAGAAAGGACATCTTAAATGCCCTGACCCTTCGTGAGGGCAGGGAAATAGACAGCAAAGACATGAGAAAGTATCTAAGAAACCTCGTTGATTACGGCTTTCTTGAGCACACTGGCTACGGCGAATACTACATACCGGATCCTGTAGTCAAGAGGGTTTTCCAGAGGTAA
- a CDS encoding MFS transporter encodes MDWLDRFRLLFVLTYAGFLGNIAVIYYLSRGLSYGEIGIATAVSGLGFFLFEVPTGVVGDKVSRKTSVLIGLSIIPLATFLLLFLRSFWVLMVSQLLGTLGASFVSGSFQAWLFDNLRAENREGEFKEIWRSAQKLSLVVASTTTILGGFMAQFLGFEMAILLTVFLQVVQVPLALGIPEMGFSRPEHPYTVHVLGAWQELRKPEIAWLITYLLSVTLALNQFRKFFEPYLGNVLAVYLGMSIMGTLGILGIVEVLIRTVPRYLGVALKGRAGKAFHEAAPLGVPLATVLSVLYPNPVFIVLLGVLATLSASAFTFNVSVEFQRRVPSEKRATILSLRNMVMALITSIFYVVYGFMTDFLGLSRARLVFGVGFLLLGAVFKLASLGPLREPLELRHLAD; translated from the coding sequence ATGGATTGGCTTGACCGTTTCAGGCTCCTCTTTGTCCTAACCTATGCAGGTTTCCTCGGCAACATTGCGGTGATTTACTATCTTTCTCGGGGGCTGAGCTACGGTGAGATAGGCATCGCGACTGCAGTTTCTGGACTGGGATTTTTTCTCTTCGAGGTTCCCACGGGTGTTGTCGGGGATAAGGTGAGCCGAAAGACGAGCGTTCTGATAGGTCTTTCCATAATCCCCCTTGCGACGTTTCTTCTGCTCTTCCTTCGCAGTTTCTGGGTTCTCATGGTCTCTCAGCTGTTAGGGACGCTGGGGGCTTCCTTCGTGAGCGGGAGCTTTCAGGCGTGGCTCTTCGACAATCTAAGAGCAGAGAACAGAGAAGGTGAATTCAAAGAAATCTGGAGGTCGGCCCAGAAGCTTTCTCTGGTTGTTGCCTCCACCACAACAATCCTCGGCGGGTTCATGGCTCAGTTCCTTGGGTTTGAGATGGCAATACTCCTCACGGTCTTCCTTCAGGTGGTTCAGGTTCCCCTCGCCCTGGGCATACCGGAGATGGGTTTCTCGAGGCCCGAACACCCGTATACAGTTCACGTTCTTGGGGCGTGGCAGGAACTTAGAAAACCGGAAATCGCGTGGCTTATCACCTACCTGCTTTCGGTAACCCTCGCACTCAACCAGTTCAGGAAGTTCTTCGAGCCATACCTTGGAAACGTTCTGGCGGTTTACCTCGGCATGTCCATCATGGGAACCCTTGGAATCCTGGGGATTGTGGAGGTGCTGATAAGGACCGTTCCGAGGTATCTCGGCGTTGCTCTCAAAGGTAGGGCTGGAAAAGCCTTCCATGAGGCTGCACCCTTGGGCGTGCCTCTCGCAACGGTTCTTTCAGTTCTTTATCCGAATCCGGTTTTCATAGTTCTCCTCGGCGTCCTCGCAACGCTCTCTGCCTCCGCCTTCACATTCAACGTCTCGGTAGAGTTCCAGCGCAGGGTTCCAAGCGAGAAGAGGGCAACGATACTGTCCCTGAGGAATATGGTGATGGCGCTTATCACTTCAATCTTCTACGTGGTCTATGGGTTTATGACAGACTTTTTGGGACTTTCGAGAGCCAGGCTGGTTTTTGGAGTTGGATTCCTCCTTCTTGGGGCGGTTTTCAAGCTGGCCAGCCTTGGCCCCCTCAGGGAGCCGCTGGAGCTGAGACATCTGGCGGATTAA
- a CDS encoding MFS transporter codes for MEAIENSRLNKFHYTLLAILGTVWAFIAVNTISAGFVIALLKNDPAFQGSLTKLGSLGSAALFGMLFGAWLFGYLADRIGRKKTLTLAVATFSLASIVSSFAGNLDALIVLRFIVGLGLGGSLPVASSYFAEFMPKSVRGAMISVLESFWAIGTIIIGVVAILVKADWRNILLFGGAIILILPLLLTLPESPRYLLIRGRVKEAEETIRKALGVSVKLEAPKGERKASVGDLWRRYGKTTLMLTIAWFSIAFAYYGFFIWLPRFLSATLGITVFRSFQYFIITAIAQLPGYWSAAYLLEKIGRKKTLSYYLLLSGMAGVGFYLAASSGNETAIVASAVAFSFFNLGAWGAVYAYTPELYPTAVRGTGTGWAGAMARIGGGIAPILAGRIMELSGSALAVLVIAVVAIIGALDVLALGEETMGKALT; via the coding sequence ATGGAGGCCATCGAAAACTCCCGGTTGAATAAGTTCCACTACACGCTTTTGGCTATCCTCGGAACGGTGTGGGCGTTCATAGCGGTGAATACCATCTCGGCAGGATTCGTCATAGCCCTGCTCAAGAACGATCCGGCTTTCCAGGGCAGCCTCACAAAGCTCGGCTCCCTCGGCTCGGCGGCGCTCTTCGGCATGCTCTTTGGGGCGTGGCTCTTCGGCTACCTCGCGGACAGGATTGGAAGGAAGAAGACGCTCACCCTTGCAGTTGCCACCTTCTCCCTTGCCTCGATAGTCAGCTCCTTCGCCGGAAACCTCGACGCCCTCATAGTCCTGCGCTTCATCGTCGGCCTCGGCCTCGGCGGTTCTCTGCCGGTTGCAAGCTCCTACTTCGCCGAGTTCATGCCGAAATCTGTGAGAGGCGCGATGATTTCAGTCCTTGAGAGCTTCTGGGCGATAGGCACGATAATCATAGGCGTAGTTGCGATTCTCGTCAAGGCCGACTGGAGGAACATACTGCTCTTCGGCGGCGCGATAATACTCATCCTGCCGCTTCTTCTAACCCTGCCTGAATCGCCCCGCTACCTGCTCATCAGGGGACGCGTTAAGGAAGCCGAGGAGACCATCAGGAAAGCCCTCGGGGTGAGCGTTAAGCTTGAGGCCCCGAAAGGGGAAAGGAAAGCCTCGGTCGGAGACCTCTGGAGGCGCTATGGTAAAACGACCCTCATGCTCACGATAGCCTGGTTCAGCATAGCCTTCGCCTACTACGGCTTCTTCATATGGCTTCCTAGGTTTCTCTCGGCAACGCTGGGAATCACCGTCTTCAGGAGCTTTCAGTACTTCATAATCACCGCCATAGCCCAGCTGCCGGGCTACTGGAGCGCCGCTTACCTACTTGAGAAGATTGGGAGGAAGAAGACCCTCTCCTACTATCTTCTGCTCTCGGGAATGGCTGGAGTGGGCTTCTACCTCGCGGCCAGCTCAGGAAACGAAACTGCAATAGTCGCGAGCGCGGTAGCCTTCAGCTTCTTCAACCTCGGTGCCTGGGGAGCGGTATACGCCTACACCCCGGAGCTTTATCCAACGGCCGTCAGGGGCACCGGCACCGGCTGGGCGGGAGCGATGGCGAGGATAGGAGGCGGAATAGCGCCGATCCTGGCGGGCAGGATAATGGAGCTGAGCGGGAGCGCGCTGGCGGTGCTCGTGATCGCGGTGGTGGCGATAATCGGCGCGCTGGACGTTCTGGCGCTGGGAGAGGAGACAATGGGGAAGGCACTCACTTGA
- a CDS encoding ABC-2 transporter permease: protein MGTVRTQLEWELNDPLKLVVFLFGFLLAGLAFLKDALSMGATGMLSPFSQGSAVHYAKTIPRLALPVLSQEAYSVLIFVAVMLSTLSVRGEIDSLAALTVYSLPIRKWKLFLIKFVSVLVLTALSFVIPYFLAVGYVLSGSPSLLAGILGDGVWSNVLTFFLIAVFYTVSVSIFIALLSPNSFASILGGLSVLYVPVILGISSLPPFSISAAMSSYLSSVAYGMGHTVAAHGNVAGVGFFLPSTLLAASVILSERRDAR from the coding sequence ATGGGCACCGTTAGAACCCAGTTGGAGTGGGAGCTGAATGATCCACTGAAGCTCGTTGTTTTCCTCTTCGGGTTCTTGCTGGCAGGGCTGGCGTTCTTGAAGGACGCCCTCAGTATGGGAGCAACCGGCATGTTGAGCCCCTTCAGCCAGGGATCCGCCGTTCACTACGCCAAAACCATTCCAAGGCTTGCCCTGCCAGTTTTATCCCAGGAAGCCTACAGCGTTCTTATCTTCGTTGCAGTTATGCTCTCCACCCTTTCAGTAAGGGGTGAGATTGACTCGCTGGCTGCCCTAACCGTATACTCGCTCCCGATCAGGAAGTGGAAGTTGTTCCTGATCAAATTTGTTTCAGTCCTAGTTCTGACGGCCCTATCATTCGTGATCCCCTATTTCCTGGCCGTGGGATACGTCCTCTCTGGCTCTCCTTCTCTCCTCGCCGGGATACTCGGAGACGGGGTCTGGAGTAATGTTCTGACGTTTTTCCTGATTGCGGTCTTCTACACGGTCTCGGTTTCCATTTTCATAGCCCTGCTGTCACCGAATTCGTTTGCCTCGATTCTGGGGGGACTCTCAGTACTGTACGTCCCGGTTATTCTCGGGATATCCAGCCTGCCCCCGTTCAGCATCTCCGCCGCTATGTCATCCTATCTGAGTTCGGTGGCCTATGGAATGGGACACACAGTTGCCGCCCACGGGAATGTGGCTGGGGTTGGGTTCTTTCTTCCCTCCACGCTGTTGGCGGCATCGGTAATCCTCAGCGAAAGGAGGGATGCCCGGTGA
- a CDS encoding ABC transporter ATP-binding protein, whose translation MIVRAEKLTKRFGSVLALNSVEVEIPEGLTVIVGPNGGGKSTFLKIAAGAYRPTAGRVEVLGDDPWKNEQIKRRIGVSFDPPALPPLRTGLEWLEYISEARGGDGESVQKAAEMFEAREFIAKKIRDYSAGMRKRLSLAQAFVGDPEVVFLDEPLANLDLNGMRDVMEVIKEEHKNGLNLVVISHIWRPFMEIADYAVLIAAGKVQAAGSPEDVYPLLEKAFPL comes from the coding sequence ATGATAGTGAGGGCAGAGAAGCTTACAAAGCGCTTCGGAAGTGTCCTTGCCCTGAACTCCGTTGAGGTTGAGATTCCGGAGGGATTAACGGTCATAGTCGGCCCCAACGGGGGTGGCAAGTCCACTTTCCTGAAAATCGCCGCCGGAGCGTACAGGCCGACTGCGGGAAGGGTTGAGGTTCTCGGAGATGACCCTTGGAAGAACGAGCAAATAAAGAGGAGAATCGGCGTCTCCTTCGACCCGCCGGCCCTCCCACCGCTGAGGACAGGGCTGGAGTGGTTGGAATACATCTCAGAGGCCAGAGGGGGCGATGGAGAGAGCGTCCAAAAGGCCGCGGAGATGTTCGAGGCCAGGGAATTCATCGCAAAAAAGATTCGAGACTACTCCGCGGGCATGAGGAAGAGGCTTTCCCTCGCCCAGGCGTTCGTGGGAGACCCGGAGGTGGTGTTCCTCGACGAGCCGCTGGCCAATCTCGACCTAAACGGCATGAGGGATGTAATGGAGGTTATAAAAGAAGAACACAAGAACGGCCTGAATCTTGTGGTAATCTCCCACATCTGGCGCCCCTTCATGGAAATAGCAGATTACGCTGTTTTAATAGCTGCGGGGAAGGTACAGGCCGCTGGTTCCCCCGAGGACGTCTACCCATTGCTGGAAAAAGCATTTCCCCTGTGA
- a CDS encoding PEGA domain-containing protein: MKKTAILVSMMLLLSITTGSVSALPKSGYGVLVVDSDSGASVFIVEERTNFTAPAWVELPASKEGENYTLIMEINRLRVKIPVLIKESLTTIVKVKGERIEESILAKGASAVEVQFGSSISLPPKLKGPEPALECMAATYGPINGHGLVFELMKNPNGDGYFLLPNGTPVEICGEYYLTEMYGIEDGWASVGHFLNWTTYVPEYRKVEIDSYPEDSAVLVFGASYNVLRTPIKLFVPIITNTTQGYGFDMNGRRVDFRLNPIPGYNITLASNVTITGGLAPRISFIVNPTVNGAEIGVNFTTLTQAISLEIVYGLPPEYRNLPNGLESTSEGSSGVEENRGNAENNTPLNSTLIITTYPENAKVSVDGKTVCAGKCVLNVTPGEHEITGSADGFVAESREVILAPGEQLILNLTLSPYPKFEVVSVPEGANLYIDGNSTACITPCNIT, translated from the coding sequence ATGAAAAAGACCGCAATCCTGGTCAGCATGATGCTTCTGCTCTCCATCACGACTGGGAGTGTTAGTGCGCTTCCAAAAAGCGGTTACGGCGTATTAGTCGTGGACTCGGATTCTGGCGCAAGTGTTTTCATCGTGGAAGAACGGACAAACTTCACAGCACCGGCGTGGGTGGAACTCCCTGCATCGAAAGAGGGCGAAAACTACACCCTTATTATGGAGATAAACAGGCTGAGGGTGAAAATCCCGGTTCTAATCAAAGAGAGTCTGACCACAATAGTGAAGGTGAAAGGTGAGAGAATAGAGGAGTCCATATTAGCCAAAGGGGCCAGCGCCGTTGAAGTGCAGTTTGGTTCATCCATCAGCCTTCCCCCAAAACTCAAAGGCCCGGAACCCGCCCTTGAATGTATGGCGGCAACCTACGGCCCGATAAACGGACACGGACTGGTGTTTGAACTCATGAAGAACCCCAACGGAGATGGCTACTTCCTCCTGCCCAACGGAACTCCCGTTGAAATCTGTGGAGAGTACTATCTCACAGAGATGTACGGAATAGAGGACGGATGGGCATCAGTCGGTCATTTTCTCAACTGGACGACCTACGTCCCGGAGTACAGGAAAGTTGAAATAGACTCCTACCCTGAGGACTCGGCCGTTCTCGTCTTCGGCGCCAGCTACAACGTACTAAGGACACCCATAAAGCTGTTCGTGCCGATAATAACCAACACTACCCAAGGATACGGCTTTGATATGAACGGCAGGCGCGTGGACTTCAGGCTCAACCCGATTCCGGGGTACAACATAACACTTGCCTCCAACGTTACCATCACCGGGGGACTCGCTCCCCGTATCAGCTTCATTGTGAATCCAACTGTGAATGGAGCCGAGATTGGTGTTAACTTCACCACGTTAACTCAGGCGATATCGCTGGAGATTGTCTACGGTCTCCCTCCAGAGTATCGGAACCTTCCCAACGGACTGGAAAGCACATCTGAGGGAAGCTCCGGAGTAGAAGAAAATCGAGGGAATGCAGAGAATAACACCCCTCTGAATTCGACACTCATTATAACGACGTACCCCGAAAACGCGAAGGTATCTGTAGACGGCAAAACCGTGTGTGCCGGAAAATGCGTCCTAAACGTAACTCCAGGGGAGCACGAAATCACAGGGAGCGCTGACGGCTTTGTTGCGGAGAGCAGGGAAGTAATCCTTGCACCGGGAGAGCAATTAATCCTGAACCTCACGCTCTCACCGTACCCGAAGTTTGAGGTAGTGTCCGTTCCAGAGGGGGCCAACCTCTACATCGATGGGAATTCCACCGCCTGCATAACGCCCTGCAACATCACCTAA
- a CDS encoding COG2426 family protein — translation MNGFLEVFLLSLVPTFEGRYAIVYGIGRGYPLWETLLSASLGVLLLSLVLPALLPYIDRLMLWLEGTFLRKVAHLYLYYVERVRKKAHPYVERWGFIGLTIFVAIPLPGTGVWTGALAAYILGIEKRQTVPALILGGLLSMAITLLPALGLFG, via the coding sequence ATGAACGGCTTCCTTGAGGTGTTCCTCCTCTCGCTGGTTCCAACCTTCGAAGGCAGATACGCGATAGTCTACGGCATTGGGAGGGGTTACCCCCTCTGGGAGACCCTCCTGAGTGCCTCCCTCGGAGTTCTGCTCCTCTCGCTGGTCCTCCCTGCCCTGCTCCCCTACATAGACAGGCTGATGCTCTGGCTTGAGGGGACTTTCCTCAGAAAGGTGGCCCACCTCTACCTCTACTACGTCGAGCGCGTGAGGAAGAAGGCCCACCCCTACGTTGAGAGGTGGGGCTTTATCGGGCTGACGATTTTTGTCGCGATACCGCTTCCAGGGACGGGCGTCTGGACTGGAGCGTTAGCTGCTTACATCCTCGGAATAGAGAAAAGGCAGACGGTCCCGGCTTTAATCCTCGGCGGGCTGTTGAGCATGGCGATAACACTGCTGCCGGCTCTGGGCTTGTTCGGGTAA
- a CDS encoding phosphatase PAP2 family protein, which yields MRLEKNLLALTVAVIAVLALEASGAFIGINGWVNSKLPLIDTPMMNFLTGLGGDVFLALFTASALLTEWKKNGRVSRGTLLFILAVVLGLAAVGTLKFIFAEPRPRSYGSGIGGYAFPSGHAFRAAIIASYGSDRWRRYAHLFWAYAVGIALTRLLLHVHWFSDVLFSLLFAPWLYLLLKSLLGGKFQ from the coding sequence ATGAGGCTGGAAAAAAACCTCCTCGCTCTGACCGTTGCGGTTATCGCGGTGCTGGCTCTTGAGGCCAGCGGTGCGTTCATTGGAATAAACGGATGGGTCAATTCGAAGCTCCCCCTGATAGACACCCCCATGATGAACTTTCTAACTGGACTCGGAGGCGACGTATTTCTGGCACTCTTTACCGCCTCTGCACTGCTGACCGAATGGAAGAAGAACGGCAGGGTCTCTCGGGGCACTCTCCTTTTCATCCTCGCCGTTGTCCTCGGCCTCGCCGCCGTCGGGACCTTAAAGTTCATCTTTGCTGAACCGAGACCCAGGTCTTACGGTTCGGGAATCGGGGGCTACGCCTTCCCCTCCGGCCACGCCTTTAGGGCGGCAATAATAGCGAGCTACGGCTCCGACAGGTGGAGGCGGTACGCCCATCTCTTCTGGGCCTACGCCGTTGGAATAGCCCTCACGAGGCTCCTCCTCCACGTTCACTGGTTCAGCGACGTGCTCTTCAGCCTGCTCTTCGCCCCCTGGCTCTACCTCCTGCTTAAATCACTCCTCGGAGGGAAGTTCCAATGA
- a CDS encoding ASCH domain-containing protein, whose product MKRKSVQIRKFMLVDSAYKSRILRGDKVTTIRYGDYEARPGSEIYLVITPSDTAIAKVRITRVEKKKVRELTNEDARLDGFSDVKELLRELSKIYGELYGDDEVTIIGFEVIKRFADGIPLKWLKGLNYREPEEIARLYLENQEKLNLNRETDFILRRMYNEGLGRAVRTFGPKKVQGALLKAYHALYAAGII is encoded by the coding sequence TTGAAGAGGAAGAGCGTGCAGATAAGGAAGTTCATGCTGGTTGACAGCGCATACAAGTCTAGGATTCTGAGGGGAGACAAGGTCACAACGATACGCTACGGCGACTACGAGGCCAGGCCGGGAAGTGAGATTTACCTGGTCATCACGCCGAGCGACACGGCTATAGCCAAGGTCAGGATAACCCGCGTCGAGAAAAAGAAAGTTAGGGAGCTCACCAACGAGGATGCAAGGCTCGACGGCTTCTCCGATGTTAAAGAGCTCCTCCGTGAGCTGAGCAAGATATACGGCGAGCTCTACGGCGACGACGAGGTTACGATAATAGGCTTTGAAGTCATCAAACGCTTTGCCGACGGAATACCCCTCAAGTGGCTCAAGGGGCTCAATTACCGTGAACCGGAGGAGATAGCGAGACTCTACCTTGAGAACCAGGAAAAACTCAACCTCAACCGCGAGACGGACTTCATACTGCGCAGGATGTACAACGAGGGCCTCGGAAGGGCCGTTAGAACCTTTGGGCCAAAGAAGGTCCAGGGGGCGCTCCTCAAGGCATATCATGCGCTCTACGCGGCTGGAATAATCTAG
- a CDS encoding TIGR02253 family HAD-type hydrolase produces the protein MIKAVFFDLDDTLVDTSRLAEMARRNAIENMVRHGLPVDFDTAYHELLELINEYGSNFSRHFDYLLRRLDLPNNPKWIAAGVIAYHNTKFAYLKSVRGARRVLLELKKSGYKLGIITDGDPIKQWEKVIRLELDDYFDGVFISDYLGVKKPHPKIFQKALRKMGVEPGEAIMVGDRLYSDIYGAKQVGMKTAWFKYGKYADRELEYLEYADFTVERLEDVLDVVRGLNLEEEERADKEVHAG, from the coding sequence ATGATAAAGGCCGTGTTCTTTGACCTGGACGACACGCTCGTGGACACGAGCAGGCTGGCCGAGATGGCGCGCCGAAACGCCATAGAGAACATGGTACGCCATGGCCTGCCGGTCGATTTTGATACCGCCTATCATGAGCTCCTTGAGCTGATAAACGAATACGGGAGCAATTTTTCGAGGCACTTTGACTACCTGCTCAGGCGCCTCGACCTTCCAAACAACCCCAAATGGATAGCCGCCGGGGTTATAGCGTACCACAACACGAAGTTCGCCTACCTGAAGAGCGTCCGCGGTGCCAGGAGAGTCCTCCTTGAGCTGAAGAAGTCGGGCTATAAGCTTGGCATAATAACCGATGGTGACCCGATAAAGCAGTGGGAGAAGGTAATCCGCCTCGAACTGGACGACTACTTCGACGGCGTCTTCATCTCGGACTACCTCGGCGTTAAGAAGCCGCACCCCAAGATATTTCAGAAAGCCCTGAGGAAGATGGGCGTTGAACCCGGCGAAGCCATAATGGTGGGCGACAGGCTGTACTCCGACATTTACGGTGCCAAGCAAGTGGGCATGAAGACCGCATGGTTTAAATACGGCAAATATGCTGACAGGGAGCTGGAATACCTTGAGTACGCCGACTTTACAGTGGAGAGACTTGAGGACGTCCTGGATGTAGTCAGGGGGCTGAACCTTGAAGAGGAAGAGCGTGCAGATAAGGAAGTTCATGCTGGTTGA
- a CDS encoding DUF3783 domain-containing protein has translation MSGRVLLIGFSKEEVNALRESLPVPAFEVPEYCRDWVVSEIVEKAENLSGSSDWHLRKFVIMHGLDNETLKDIIRTVKSLNPGRAIFATTTETSLTWRLEDLLNELIKEDEYFRALRWAREEAERRRGPFLDIGKG, from the coding sequence ATGAGCGGAAGGGTTCTTCTAATAGGGTTCTCCAAGGAGGAGGTCAATGCTCTTAGGGAATCGCTCCCGGTTCCGGCCTTTGAGGTTCCGGAGTACTGCAGGGACTGGGTGGTCAGCGAAATCGTTGAGAAGGCGGAGAATCTGAGCGGCTCAAGCGACTGGCACCTCAGGAAGTTCGTGATAATGCACGGCCTTGACAACGAAACGCTGAAGGACATCATAAGAACCGTTAAGTCCCTCAACCCGGGCAGGGCGATATTTGCAACAACGACCGAGACCTCCCTCACCTGGAGGCTTGAAGACCTTCTAAACGAGCTTATCAAAGAAGACGAATACTTCAGGGCCCTGCGCTGGGCACGGGAAGAGGCCGAAAGGAGGAGGGGGCCCTTCCTCGACATCGGGAAGGGTTAA
- the cobB gene encoding NAD-dependent protein deacetylase has protein sequence MIEEAAKLLARSRFAIAFTGAGISAESGVPTFRGFNGLWKRHRPEELATPEAFRKDPYLVWEFYRWRMGLIRKARPNGAHHALAELERMGILKAVITQNVDDLHREAGTKNLIELHGNIFRVRCTSCNYRENLKESGRLEEFLAEKSLPRCPDCGSLLRPDVVWFGEPLPRKAIEEAFRLAERADLVLVIGTSGVVYPAAYIPQIVKETGGKVIEINPDESGITPIADVFLRCPAVEAMEKLMSRIEVLVR, from the coding sequence ATGATAGAGGAAGCCGCCAAACTGCTGGCCCGCTCAAGGTTCGCGATTGCTTTTACCGGCGCCGGAATTAGTGCCGAGAGCGGCGTTCCGACCTTCAGGGGATTCAACGGACTGTGGAAGAGACACAGGCCAGAAGAGCTCGCAACGCCCGAGGCCTTTCGAAAGGATCCCTACCTCGTCTGGGAGTTCTACAGGTGGAGGATGGGCCTGATAAGGAAGGCCAGGCCAAACGGGGCACACCACGCTCTGGCGGAGCTTGAGCGCATGGGCATCTTAAAGGCTGTTATCACCCAGAACGTGGACGACCTCCACCGCGAAGCGGGAACCAAAAACCTCATCGAGCTCCACGGCAACATTTTCAGGGTGAGGTGCACCTCCTGCAACTACAGGGAAAACCTCAAGGAGAGTGGAAGACTGGAGGAGTTCCTGGCAGAGAAAAGCCTCCCAAGATGCCCGGACTGCGGCTCACTCCTGAGGCCCGACGTTGTGTGGTTCGGCGAACCCCTGCCTAGGAAAGCCATAGAAGAGGCCTTCAGACTGGCCGAGCGGGCGGATCTTGTTCTCGTCATCGGGACGAGTGGCGTGGTCTATCCCGCCGCATACATACCGCAGATAGTCAAGGAGACCGGCGGAAAGGTGATTGAAATCAACCCTGATGAGAGCGGGATAACGCCCATAGCGGACGTTTTTCTGCGCTGTCCGGCTGTGGAAGCGATGGAAAAGCTGATGAGCAGGATTGAGGTGTTGGTGAGATGA